Proteins from a single region of Geoalkalibacter sp.:
- a CDS encoding 1,4-dihydroxy-6-naphthoate synthase, giving the protein MSRILSLGYSPCPNDTFIFYALAHGRVNLPGARVEERLEDVETLNQLACRGLLDLTKISYHALGHLRDRYALLRSGGALGRGCGPLVVARSPLTMAELRDKTIAIPGRLTTANLLLQLHDQGYQNLAVMPFDLILDAVAQGRVDAGVIIHESRFTYAAKGLVAVEDLGAWWERATGLPIPLGGILARRDLGAELIRQADDAIRRSLAYAFAHPQEPRAYMRAHAQELAEPVMESHIALYVNEFSRDLGDEGEAAIRELFRRAEGRGLIPPCPLPLFG; this is encoded by the coding sequence ATGAGCCGCATCCTGAGTCTTGGCTATTCGCCCTGCCCCAACGACACCTTCATCTTCTACGCCCTGGCCCACGGCCGGGTGAACCTGCCCGGCGCGCGCGTCGAGGAGCGCCTGGAAGACGTGGAGACGCTCAATCAACTGGCCTGCCGGGGGCTGCTCGATCTGACCAAGATCAGCTACCATGCCCTGGGCCATTTGCGCGACCGTTATGCCCTGCTGCGCAGCGGCGGAGCGCTGGGGCGCGGCTGCGGCCCCCTGGTGGTCGCGCGCTCACCCTTGACCATGGCGGAGCTTCGCGACAAAACCATCGCCATTCCCGGCCGGCTCACCACCGCCAACCTGCTTCTGCAACTGCACGACCAGGGCTATCAGAATCTTGCCGTCATGCCCTTTGACCTGATTCTGGACGCCGTCGCCCAAGGCCGGGTCGATGCCGGGGTGATCATCCACGAATCGCGCTTCACCTATGCCGCCAAGGGCCTGGTCGCCGTCGAGGATCTTGGCGCCTGGTGGGAGCGTGCAACCGGCCTGCCCATTCCCCTAGGCGGCATCCTCGCCCGGCGCGACCTGGGAGCCGAGCTGATCCGCCAAGCCGACGACGCCATCCGCCGCAGCCTCGCATACGCCTTCGCCCACCCTCAGGAGCCGCGTGCCTACATGCGCGCCCATGCCCAGGAGCTCGCCGAGCCGGTCATGGAAAGCCACATCGCCCTTTACGTCAATGAGTTCTCCCGCGATCTCGGCGATGAGGGCGAAGCCGCCATCCGGGAATTGTTCCGGC
- the mqnB gene encoding futalosine hydrolase gives MIALIAATPLETGRLRAALNACGELPGGFSLCRGTLHGQPVVLVSSGVGKANAAAATALLLSQAKPQVVISFGCGGAFPDQGLGVGDLALATVDIHGDEGVETTQGFLDLRDLGFTLVHGAAGDHFNRIPVSDPWLKRARASLSVTAARRRCRWQAGPFVTVSTCSGSAARSAALAERWQGLCETMEGAAVAQMCAAFDVPFLGLRGISNLTGERDPGAWDLPLAVDAAQEAILDLLQCLAAEDPAR, from the coding sequence ATGATCGCCCTCATCGCCGCCACCCCCCTGGAAACCGGCCGGCTCCGCGCCGCCTTGAACGCGTGCGGTGAACTGCCCGGAGGCTTTTCCCTGTGTCGCGGCACCCTCCATGGCCAGCCGGTGGTACTGGTCTCAAGCGGCGTGGGCAAGGCCAATGCCGCCGCCGCCACCGCCCTGCTGCTCTCTCAAGCCAAACCCCAAGTGGTGATTTCCTTCGGTTGCGGCGGCGCCTTTCCTGATCAGGGCTTAGGCGTCGGCGATCTCGCCCTGGCCACCGTGGACATCCACGGCGACGAGGGGGTGGAGACGACGCAAGGCTTTCTCGACCTGCGCGATCTGGGCTTTACCCTGGTGCATGGCGCGGCGGGCGACCATTTCAACCGCATCCCGGTCAGCGACCCGTGGCTGAAACGGGCCCGGGCGTCCCTGTCGGTCACCGCCGCGCGCCGCCGCTGCCGCTGGCAGGCCGGGCCTTTCGTCACGGTTTCGACCTGCTCGGGTAGCGCCGCGCGCAGTGCCGCCCTCGCCGAACGCTGGCAGGGCCTCTGCGAGACCATGGAGGGCGCGGCGGTGGCGCAGATGTGCGCGGCCTTCGACGTGCCCTTTCTCGGCCTGCGCGGCATTTCCAACCTCACCGGCGAGCGCGACCCGGGCGCCTGGGATCTGCCCCTCGCCGTCGATGCCGCGCAGGAGGCGATTCTTGATTTGCTTCAATGCCTTGCCGCCGAGGATCCCGCCCGATGA
- a CDS encoding helix-turn-helix domain-containing protein has protein sequence MDYNIGEKIKKLRKARKLTLQQVASETGFSPALISQIENNNVSPPIATLSKIAKFFDVKMGMFFDEDEVESKYEVVRRNERRVVSRVISKSGTGHGYTYEALSFRKRNKKMEPFLLTVCERAQEETLYSHEGEEFLLILEGSAELILEDQRISLDEGDAVYFDSAVKHRLLARDDSGLRVLAVVTR, from the coding sequence ATGGATTACAACATCGGCGAAAAAATCAAGAAACTGCGCAAGGCGCGCAAGCTTACCCTGCAGCAGGTGGCGAGCGAAACCGGCTTTTCGCCCGCGCTCATTTCGCAGATCGAGAACAATAACGTCTCCCCGCCCATCGCCACCCTGTCCAAGATCGCCAAATTCTTCGACGTGAAGATGGGGATGTTCTTCGACGAGGACGAGGTCGAGAGCAAATATGAGGTGGTGCGCCGCAATGAGCGGCGGGTGGTGTCGCGGGTCATCTCCAAGTCCGGCACCGGCCACGGCTACACCTACGAGGCCCTGTCCTTCCGCAAGCGCAACAAGAAGATGGAGCCCTTTCTGCTCACCGTCTGCGAGCGCGCCCAGGAAGAAACCCTCTACAGCCACGAGGGCGAGGAGTTCCTGCTGATCCTGGAGGGTTCGGCGGAGCTGATACTGGAAGATCAGCGGATTTCCCTCGATGAAGGTGACGCGGTTTATTTCGATTCGGCGGTCAAGCATCGCCTGCTGGCCCGCGACGACAGCGGCCTGCGGGTGCTGGCGGTGGTGACGCGCTGA